The sequence CTACCGCCGCTACTACTTTGACGAGGGCGGCGCGTTAAAGCAAGATGGCACCTACAAGGCGGACAAGCGAGAGGGCGTATTTACCGACTATTACGTTAGCGGCGAGGTTAGCGCACGTAGCCCATACGCGGGCGGGCTTCGAAACGGCGAGGACTTCGACTACTACAAAAGCGGTAAAATTCGAGGCGTGCGAACCTACAAAGAGGGCAAGCGAGAGGGCGCGGAAACGTGGTACTACGAAAGCGGCACCGTGGAGGAGACGGGCGAATACAAAAATGACCGCAAAAACGGCGTTTGGAAGCGATTTTACGAAAACGGCAAAACGCGCGTGGTAGAAAATTACAAAGACGGCGAAAAGGACGGCGTCGCGCGCGAATACTATCCAAGCGGCAAGCTACGAGGCGAATACGAGTACAAAGACGGTCGCCAAACAGGTGCTGGGCTGGACTACTACGAGAGCGGGGCACTGGCGGCGAAAGTGATGTTTAAAAATGGGCGCTATCACGGGCTATATGAGGAGTATCACGAAAACGGCGCGCTAAAGGCCAGAGTGATGTTTGAGGACGGGTTGGAGGTCGGCGAGGCGCGCCACTACTACGCAAACGGCAAACTCGAAGCCGAGGGCGAATTTGAGCGCGGCAGGCTCATCCGAGCTAAAAAATATGACGAAGCGGGTAAGCTAATCAGCGACAAGTCTGATAAAAACGGACTGCCGAGGGAGTAAATACTAAAATAAGTTACTACTGGCATCATTTGAATTTTTACCAAACCAAATATTTACGTCCTTTTGTATTTTGAATATTTTAATTAGCTTTAAATAACACTACAATAGTCGTACTTAATATTAAAATTTTTATATTTATCTTTTGCATCTTAGCCATAAAAGTAGCGATCTCATTTATAAAATCGATAATATTTTTATAAATAAAAGCAAAATTTCAATATAACAAGTAGTATAATTGCAAGCATGTAAATATTATTTTTTATATTTTAAGCGTATTTTTGATTTTTGTATTCTGGTTTTTAAATATCTTAATAAGGAGCAAAAATGCATACTCTTGGTCTAATCATAGCCCTACTTACGCTTTTTGTTGTAGGCTGGGCGATTTTAAAAGGCAAATACGCCACTTTCGTGCTCTTACTCTCTGGCGTTATCATGCTTGTCTCTTCAGTCATTCTTGATACTGGAAAATTTTTACCAGAAAAGGTAAAGAGCACTGGAAATTCCTTACTGGATGTAGTTGAGTTTATCCACTATATGCTCTCAAATAATTTTTCACAACTTGGACTTTTAATCATGTTAATGGTAGGTTTTGCAAGTTATATGACTCATATCGGAGCAAATCAAGCCTTTGTGGGCATCGCCACAAAAAGGTTTAAAGCCATAAAAAGCCCATATTTTATGATCTTCATAGCTTTTTGCGTAGCAAAACTTATAAGCATGGTCATAACCAGTGCGGTTGGGCTTGGCGTGCTTTGTCTTGCGCTTCTTGGACCAGTTCTTATATCACTAGGACTAAATAAACTAAGCGTTGGTAGTATTTGTGCGATGAGTGGAGCTAGCTCAATGGTACTTCTTGGCTCATCGACAGCTGCTGCTGCAAAAGCAACTGAACTTGAGGTGCTTGATTATGTTTTTATCTATAAAATTCCAGCGGCTCTTCCAACTGTGCTCGTGATCGGCATTGCATTAGTTCTTTGGAATAGATACTTAGACAAAAAAGAAGGTTGGGTTTGTAGCGAGCATGTAGGAGAGAGCATTAGTTTTGACGATAAGGTGGATGTTCCAAAAGAGCAAGCACCTATGATCTATGCTCTTTTACCATTTTTACCGATGATTTTAGTAGTAGTTTTTTCGCCATATTGTTTAAAAACTATAAAACTAAACATATCAAGCGTCATAATCCTTTCTATGATAATTGCTATGGTTTTTGAAGCATTTAGGCATAAATTTAGCTTTGAAAAGCTTGGCGAAGGGCTAAAAGTATTTTTTAATGCCATGGCAAAAAGCTTAAGTGGTGTTGTTATGCTAGTTGTAGCAGCTGGTATATTTGCTGAAGGGTTTAAAGCTCTTGGTATGCTTGATGCTATTGTAAATTTGGCAAAAAGCATAGGTTTTGGAGGGCTTGGCATGTCTATACTTTTTGTATTTATAACAACCATCGTTACAATCATAGCTGGCTCAAATGGTGCAAGCTTTTATCCGCTTTTAAATATGGTGCCAAATATAGCTAAGAGTTTAAACATCAACTCTGTTATGCTCGTGCTTCCTATGCATCAAGCCTCCACAATAGCTAGACCACTTTCACCTGTCTCTGGCGTAGTGGTAGCCATTTCAGGCATGCTTCACATTAGCCCACTTTCGCTCATTAAAAGATGTAGCGTGCCAGCTATTTTAGGTCTTATAAGCCACCATATATTTGTATTTTTACTATCATTTTAAGGAGAAAATATGAGATGGAGCTTTGATGATTCTTACGT is a genomic window of Campylobacter concisus containing:
- a CDS encoding toxin-antitoxin system YwqK family antitoxin encodes the protein YRRYYFDEGGALKQDGTYKADKREGVFTDYYVSGEVSARSPYAGGLRNGEDFDYYKSGKIRGVRTYKEGKREGAETWYYESGTVEETGEYKNDRKNGVWKRFYENGKTRVVENYKDGEKDGVAREYYPSGKLRGEYEYKDGRQTGAGLDYYESGALAAKVMFKNGRYHGLYEEYHENGALKARVMFEDGLEVGEARHYYANGKLEAEGEFERGRLIRAKKYDEAGKLISDKSDKNGLPRE
- the dcuC gene encoding C4-dicarboxylate transporter DcuC, whose product is MHTLGLIIALLTLFVVGWAILKGKYATFVLLLSGVIMLVSSVILDTGKFLPEKVKSTGNSLLDVVEFIHYMLSNNFSQLGLLIMLMVGFASYMTHIGANQAFVGIATKRFKAIKSPYFMIFIAFCVAKLISMVITSAVGLGVLCLALLGPVLISLGLNKLSVGSICAMSGASSMVLLGSSTAAAAKATELEVLDYVFIYKIPAALPTVLVIGIALVLWNRYLDKKEGWVCSEHVGESISFDDKVDVPKEQAPMIYALLPFLPMILVVVFSPYCLKTIKLNISSVIILSMIIAMVFEAFRHKFSFEKLGEGLKVFFNAMAKSLSGVVMLVVAAGIFAEGFKALGMLDAIVNLAKSIGFGGLGMSILFVFITTIVTIIAGSNGASFYPLLNMVPNIAKSLNINSVMLVLPMHQASTIARPLSPVSGVVVAISGMLHISPLSLIKRCSVPAILGLISHHIFVFLLSF